One window from the genome of Methylococcus sp. EFPC2 encodes:
- a CDS encoding DEAD/DEAH box helicase family protein, giving the protein MTKSNEAFSRVIIDAQLKDQGWNISDPNSIRFEYVLKIGRADYVLCDRYGRALAVIEAKRFSISPGEATEQAKAYAQELNVPYIFLANGKEILFWEWGCEAFPRPVKTFFKQKDLEQRFATRQLRQDPLTLPVDHRIAGRDYQKNCIDSLCREIAQGRRKLLVEMATGTGKTRTAAAFIKRLFQANAITRVLFLVDRIPLAKQTEDAFSEHLPDYPAYVLRAGRRFQDEKQITITTLQSMVNIYGDYSAGYFDLVISDECHRSIYGKWSGVLKHFDGIQVGLTATPCTAGDDFDDEEDKLFVRDTLRFFEVDKPTFSYKLKDAIRDGYLVPYHIYKALTVKTAAQGGFEVKRDELDWSAMDAETKAEFEKLFAGQASITIDPSALERRFTIPERNRAIVREFRQVLDNGYLDAKGVLRKPLIGKTIVFAVNKRHAETLATMFDQAFADRKEFPEVRYADFVVSGMGSDDTLDGMSKIKRFKKEPYPKILVSVNMLDTGFDCPEVVNLVFTRFTRSSILYQQMRGRGTRKIAGKPAFTMFDFVGVCDFHGDEDEIIEGGVIREVPKKKKYEPRRLLALDVDDHIDPTTREWITLDENGNMVFPAVSEQKAAELGARFETWLLTRSDLSPNEESWLRVIGNQIRANADTLDEFTAGHFAFHPFTLMGGYAQAVRIFGGEDRLYAVLIAMNEAVFPKHTPTNQPSTAPRQALH; this is encoded by the coding sequence ATGACGAAAAGCAATGAAGCGTTTTCCCGCGTCATTATCGACGCTCAGCTTAAAGACCAGGGTTGGAATATCAGCGACCCTAACAGCATCCGCTTCGAGTATGTTCTCAAGATCGGCCGCGCCGACTATGTGCTGTGCGACCGGTATGGCCGGGCTCTGGCGGTTATCGAAGCCAAGCGGTTTTCGATCAGTCCCGGCGAGGCTACGGAACAGGCCAAGGCCTACGCTCAGGAACTGAACGTCCCTTATATCTTTCTCGCCAACGGCAAGGAAATCCTGTTCTGGGAATGGGGGTGCGAGGCCTTCCCGCGCCCGGTAAAGACCTTCTTCAAGCAAAAGGACTTGGAGCAGCGCTTCGCGACGCGGCAACTACGCCAGGACCCGCTGACGCTGCCGGTTGATCACCGGATCGCCGGGCGCGACTATCAAAAGAACTGCATCGACTCCCTCTGCCGCGAGATCGCCCAGGGGCGGCGCAAGCTGCTGGTCGAGATGGCGACCGGCACCGGCAAGACCCGCACCGCGGCGGCCTTCATCAAGCGCCTGTTTCAGGCCAACGCCATCACCCGTGTGCTCTTCCTGGTGGACCGCATCCCGCTGGCGAAACAAACCGAGGACGCCTTCAGCGAGCACCTGCCGGACTATCCGGCCTATGTGCTGCGCGCCGGCCGCCGCTTTCAGGACGAAAAGCAGATCACCATCACCACGCTGCAAAGCATGGTCAATATCTATGGCGATTATTCGGCGGGCTATTTTGATCTGGTTATCAGCGATGAATGTCATCGCAGCATTTACGGTAAATGGAGCGGCGTGCTGAAGCATTTCGACGGGATACAGGTCGGTCTGACCGCCACGCCCTGCACGGCGGGCGATGATTTCGACGACGAAGAGGACAAACTGTTCGTGCGCGACACCCTGCGCTTCTTCGAGGTGGACAAGCCGACCTTCAGCTACAAGCTGAAGGATGCCATTCGGGATGGCTATCTCGTTCCTTATCACATATACAAGGCGCTGACCGTCAAGACAGCGGCCCAAGGCGGTTTCGAGGTCAAGCGCGACGAGCTGGACTGGTCGGCCATGGATGCCGAGACCAAGGCGGAATTCGAGAAGCTGTTCGCGGGCCAGGCCAGTATCACCATCGATCCTTCCGCCCTGGAACGGCGGTTCACCATCCCCGAACGCAATCGCGCCATTGTCAGGGAGTTCCGCCAGGTGCTGGACAACGGCTATCTGGACGCGAAGGGCGTGCTGCGCAAACCGCTGATCGGCAAAACCATCGTCTTTGCGGTCAACAAGCGCCACGCAGAGACCCTGGCGACCATGTTCGACCAGGCCTTCGCGGATCGTAAGGAATTCCCGGAGGTGCGCTATGCGGATTTTGTTGTGTCCGGCATGGGCAGCGACGACACCCTCGATGGCATGAGCAAGATCAAGCGGTTCAAGAAAGAGCCATACCCCAAGATTCTGGTCTCGGTGAACATGCTGGATACCGGCTTCGACTGCCCCGAAGTGGTCAATCTGGTATTCACCCGCTTTACCCGCTCCAGCATCCTCTACCAGCAGATGCGCGGGCGCGGCACGCGCAAGATCGCGGGCAAGCCCGCTTTCACGATGTTCGATTTCGTCGGCGTCTGCGACTTCCACGGCGACGAGGACGAGATCATTGAAGGCGGCGTCATCCGGGAAGTGCCCAAGAAAAAGAAATACGAGCCGCGCCGGCTCCTGGCGCTCGACGTGGACGACCATATCGATCCGACGACGCGGGAATGGATCACCCTCGATGAAAACGGGAACATGGTGTTCCCGGCGGTCTCGGAGCAGAAGGCCGCCGAACTCGGCGCGCGCTTCGAAACCTGGCTACTCACGCGCAGCGACCTGAGCCCGAATGAAGAAAGCTGGCTGCGCGTCATCGGCAACCAGATACGGGCCAATGCCGACACCCTGGACGAATTCACGGCCGGGCATTTCGCCTTCCATCCCTTCACCCTCATGGGCGGCTACG
- a CDS encoding WGR domain-containing protein — MNPDRGEGTPMMDFAIHLEASDPARNIRRSYSIAAGQDLFGDWIVALNYGRIGAKGHTKTVQVADEAAAYSYVRKCLCKRKSAPKRIGIDYKVKGIVGAWDDIQWDMEDLAVA; from the coding sequence ATGAATCCCGATAGAGGCGAGGGCACACCCATGATGGATTTCGCTATTCACCTGGAAGCCAGCGATCCGGCCCGCAATATCCGCAGGTCCTATAGCATCGCCGCAGGGCAAGACCTGTTCGGCGATTGGATCGTCGCCTTGAACTATGGCCGGATCGGCGCGAAGGGCCACACCAAAACTGTCCAGGTAGCCGACGAAGCTGCCGCCTATTCTTATGTCCGGAAGTGTCTTTGCAAGCGCAAAAGTGCGCCCAAACGCATCGGGATTGACTATAAGGTAAAGGGTATTGTTGGCGCTTGGGATGATATCCAATGGGATATGGAGGATTTAGCGGTCGCATGA
- a CDS encoding DUF1778 domain-containing protein: protein MPAATPTARLEARIPTDLHALLKRAAELQGRTMTDFVIAAVQEAAQRAIEEADVIRLSLADQECFARALLSPSAPAPSLKRAFARRKKLLRAE, encoded by the coding sequence ATGCCCGCAGCCACCCCAACCGCCCGACTCGAAGCCCGGATTCCCACCGATCTGCATGCGTTGCTCAAGCGCGCCGCTGAACTTCAGGGGCGCACGATGACCGATTTTGTCATTGCCGCCGTGCAAGAGGCCGCTCAGCGCGCCATCGAGGAGGCCGACGTCATTCGTCTGTCATTGGCCGACCAGGAATGCTTTGCCCGTGCGCTGCTGTCTCCGTCGGCGCCAGCGCCATCCTTGAAGCGCGCCTTCGCCCGTCGCAAGAAACTGCTGCGCGCCGAATGA
- the brnA gene encoding type II toxin-antitoxin system BrnA family antitoxin, with protein sequence MKASEFDQQFDDGEDITALLDLSKAHRPGLEAKRINVDFPSWMVHSLDKEAHRLGVTRQSLIKLWLADKLDHLRPHTG encoded by the coding sequence ATGAAAGCATCTGAATTTGATCAGCAGTTTGATGACGGCGAGGACATTACGGCCCTGCTCGACTTGAGCAAGGCCCATCGGCCTGGCCTCGAAGCCAAGCGCATCAATGTCGATTTCCCTTCCTGGATGGTGCACTCGCTGGACAAGGAAGCGCATCGTCTCGGTGTGACGCGTCAGTCGCTGATCAAGCTGTGGTTGGCCGATAAACTCGATCATCTTCGGCCCCATACGGGGTGA